CCCGCCGCCAGGCCCGCGGCTGCTCCCGCCGCCGCCCCGGCCGCCGCCCCGGCGGCAGCCACGCGCAGGGAGGAGCCCGGGGCACCGTAGCGCGGCGCCGGCCTCACGCGCACCCTCGAGGCCCCGCGCGCTCCCCCGCGGACCCCTCCCCGGGCACTGCCCCGCGCCCCTCCGCGGCCGCCCTTGGCTGCGCCGCTGTCGCAGAGGAAGGCGGCCGCCAGTAGCAGAGCCCAGCATGTTGCGGGTGCCCAGTTCATCTTCGCGGGGCCAAACCTgtgggaagagagggaaagggacCTCAGTTTCCATGGAGATCGGGTGCCCAGGGGCGGAGGGCTCAGGGCTGGAGAGCAGAGGGATCCTCGGCTTTTGTGGGATCAGGGTGCCCCAGCATCTTGGAGGCCCACTGAGGCCTGGGGGTTTAATCTCTAGCATCAGGGACTTAGGCTTGGGGGAGGCCCTGGGAAGTGGCGGGTGGGGCAGGAGGGTTCTGCACCTGAAGGTTGTGCACTTGGAGCGGGGCCTAGAAGCGGAGCAGGAGCGCCGCGGTGGGAGCGTCCAGGCCTCTGGGGGCGGCCAGGCCCGGGCGGGGGGcaggcctgggggaggggcgccaggCTCATGGGCTCTGCACGCGTTGCTGGGATGTGGGGGCGGGGGGACAGCATGGGGGGAGGGGCGTTGTGTTTGGAGGACGCGGTAGCGGGGACCAAGAGCTGGCTCAGAGCAGGGTCTGGAGCGGGGACGGACCGTGCCTGGGCCTGGAGCCCATCTTTGGGGCCAAAGCCTGGGTGCGGGCCTTGCGGGTGCTGCCGAGGACAAGCGGCTGCTGACACCGTGCGGACCCCGCCCCAGCAGGCCCGTATCCCAGGGTTGGTCCCTCCTGCGCGCGCCTCGCGCTCCATGCCGTCCCCGGCCGCCTAGTTCAGCAGCTGGCGGGGGACGGGACGGGGTCGAGTCGCGGGGCCGCCTCCGGACGCGGCTGTGCGGGCGACGGCTGCATCCCCTCCCCGCGCCGCCCCTCGCTCCCGGCCCCatacccgccccagcctcccggCCTTACCCGCCACGGGCCTCGGTTGGAACCGCGCGCTGGAGTATCCGCCCCTGGGGCCGCGGCCGAGCGGG
This genomic stretch from Pongo pygmaeus isolate AG05252 chromosome 8, NHGRI_mPonPyg2-v2.0_pri, whole genome shotgun sequence harbors:
- the SPRN gene encoding shadow of prion protein; protein product: MNWAPATCWALLLAAAFLCDSGAAKGGRGGARGSARGGVRGGARGASRVRVRPAPRYGAPGSSLRVAAAGAAAGAAAGAAAGLAAGSGWRRAAGPGERGLEDDEDGVPGGNGTGPGIYSYRAWTSGAGPTRGPRLCLVLGGALGALGLLRP